A genomic segment from Myxococcota bacterium encodes:
- a CDS encoding biotin carboxylase N-terminal domain-containing protein, with protein MFRSVLIANRGEIAVRVARACRRLGIESVAVFSDADRDALHVEVADRAVHIGPARATESYLVGERLLDAAKRAGADAVHPGYGFLSENADFADACAASGLVFVGPHAEAIRQMGSKALARRIAREHGVACVPGYDGDDASPERLRAAAREVGFPVMIKASAGGGGRGIRIVESEADFDKALEAAKREAAGAFGDDRLIVERYVRAPRHLEVQVVGDRHGHVVHLHDRECSVQRRHQKLVEEAPAPRLGDAQRQHLHESALRLARAIGYDNAGTVEFVFDDEAGEAYFLEMNTRLQVEHPVTEMVTGLDLVELQLRSAAGEPLPIAQRDVAVEGAAIEVRVNAEDPEKKFLPRTGRIDHIAFPPAVDAAGAPSGVRVETGVRSGSEISPYYDSLIAKVVAHGASRDEAVARLVRALDETVCFGPANNLGFLRQVVDSAPFRAAALTTHFLEQHFPKGPAKGAGGALGLPAAAIAALALAAEAERGDPARDAGGDAARDAASPWQRLGGWRLLANAGAPAVAHWFLRDARDARAQAPLAVVRTCGDGTVDWGEGARAASLRAAGEPHRFELASGGEARAVRIAQFGDRVAIVAGGERFELVAVPREVAWRSADRAAAGGARAVAAPFPAQVAEVRVAPGARVRDGEVVVVLEAMKMLHELAAAGAGVVEEVCCAAGDAVAAGQLLVRFAAASDAPTAPAAPAGAKEEPA; from the coding sequence GTGTTCCGCAGCGTCCTGATCGCGAACCGCGGCGAGATCGCCGTGCGCGTCGCGCGCGCGTGCCGGCGCCTCGGCATCGAGAGCGTGGCCGTCTTCTCGGACGCGGACCGCGACGCGCTGCACGTCGAGGTCGCCGACCGCGCCGTCCACATCGGTCCGGCGCGCGCGACCGAGAGCTACCTCGTCGGCGAGCGCCTGCTCGACGCCGCGAAGCGCGCGGGCGCCGACGCCGTGCACCCGGGCTACGGCTTCCTGTCCGAGAACGCCGACTTCGCGGACGCCTGCGCGGCGTCCGGCCTCGTCTTCGTCGGCCCGCACGCCGAGGCGATCCGCCAGATGGGCTCGAAGGCGCTCGCGCGACGCATCGCTCGCGAGCACGGCGTCGCGTGCGTGCCGGGCTACGACGGCGACGACGCGTCGCCCGAGCGCCTGCGCGCGGCGGCGCGCGAGGTCGGCTTCCCGGTGATGATCAAGGCGAGCGCGGGCGGCGGTGGCCGCGGCATCCGCATCGTCGAGAGCGAGGCCGACTTCGACAAGGCGCTCGAGGCGGCGAAGCGCGAGGCCGCGGGCGCGTTCGGCGACGACCGGCTCATCGTCGAGCGCTACGTGCGCGCGCCGCGCCACCTCGAGGTGCAGGTCGTCGGCGATCGCCACGGCCACGTCGTCCACCTCCACGACCGCGAGTGCTCGGTGCAGCGGCGCCACCAGAAGCTCGTCGAGGAGGCGCCGGCCCCGCGACTCGGCGACGCGCAGCGCCAGCACCTGCACGAGAGCGCGCTGCGGCTCGCGCGCGCCATCGGCTACGACAACGCGGGCACGGTCGAGTTCGTGTTCGACGACGAGGCGGGCGAGGCCTACTTCCTCGAGATGAACACGCGCCTGCAGGTCGAGCACCCGGTGACGGAGATGGTGACGGGCCTCGACCTCGTCGAGCTGCAGCTCCGCAGCGCGGCGGGCGAGCCGCTCCCGATCGCGCAGCGCGACGTCGCGGTGGAGGGCGCGGCGATCGAGGTGCGCGTCAATGCCGAGGACCCGGAGAAGAAGTTCCTGCCGCGCACGGGGCGCATCGATCACATCGCGTTCCCGCCGGCCGTCGACGCCGCGGGTGCGCCGTCGGGCGTGCGCGTCGAGACGGGCGTGCGCAGCGGCTCGGAGATCTCGCCGTACTACGACTCGCTGATCGCGAAGGTCGTCGCGCACGGCGCGTCGCGCGACGAGGCCGTCGCGCGGCTCGTGCGCGCGCTCGACGAGACGGTGTGCTTCGGCCCGGCGAACAACCTGGGCTTCCTGCGGCAGGTGGTCGACAGCGCGCCCTTCCGCGCGGCGGCGCTGACGACGCACTTCCTCGAGCAGCACTTTCCGAAGGGCCCGGCGAAGGGCGCGGGCGGCGCGCTCGGCCTGCCGGCCGCCGCGATCGCCGCGCTCGCGCTCGCGGCCGAGGCGGAGCGCGGCGACCCGGCCCGCGACGCGGGCGGCGACGCCGCGCGCGACGCGGCCTCGCCCTGGCAGCGGCTCGGCGGCTGGCGCCTGCTCGCGAACGCGGGCGCGCCCGCCGTCGCGCACTGGTTCCTGCGCGATGCGCGCGACGCGCGCGCGCAGGCGCCACTCGCCGTCGTGCGCACGTGCGGCGACGGCACCGTCGACTGGGGCGAGGGCGCGCGCGCGGCCTCGCTGCGCGCGGCCGGCGAGCCGCACCGCTTCGAGCTCGCGAGCGGCGGCGAGGCGCGCGCCGTGCGCATCGCGCAGTTCGGCGACCGCGTCGCGATCGTCGCGGGCGGCGAGCGCTTCGAGCTCGTCGCCGTGCCGCGCGAGGTCGCGTGGCGCTCGGCCGACCGCGCGGCCGCGGGCGGCGCGCGCGCCGTCGCGGCGCCGTTCCCCGCGCAGGTGGCCGAGGTGCGCGTCGCGCCCGGCGCGCGCGTGCGCGACGGCGAGGTCGTCGTCGTGCTCGAGGCGATGAAGATGCTGCACGAGCTCGCGGCCGCCGGCGCGGGCGTCGTCGAGGAAGTGTGCTGCGCGGCGGGCGACGCCGTCGCGGCCGGCCAGCTGCTCGTGCGCTTCGCCGCCGCGTCGGATGCGCCGACCGCGCCCGCCGCGCCGGCCGGCGCGAAGGAGGAGCCCGCATGA